The following proteins come from a genomic window of Acidobacteriota bacterium:
- a CDS encoding copper resistance protein CopC: MSLFAAALSWLLLIVSVPVAHSHAALSHASPSAGSALSAAPQEVTLTFTDTLEAAFSNLTVTDANGIEVSQDKGRVNGNVMRVSLKPLSAGIYKVNWRAVSTDTHKTEGSFTLSVDAH, encoded by the coding sequence ATGAGCTTGTTCGCTGCCGCCTTATCATGGCTTTTGCTGATCGTAAGTGTGCCAGTCGCGCATTCACATGCCGCCCTTTCGCACGCGAGCCCATCGGCCGGCTCGGCCCTAAGTGCAGCTCCACAAGAGGTGACGCTCACATTCACGGACACGCTTGAGGCCGCATTCTCGAACCTCACAGTGACGGACGCGAACGGCATCGAAGTCAGCCAAGATAAGGGGCGAGTGAACGGCAACGTGATGCGAGTGAGCCTAAAACCCTTGAGCGCCGGAATCTACAAGGTGAATTGGCGCGCGGTATCCACCGACACCCACAAGACCGAAGGCAGTTTTACACTCAGCGTTGACGCCCACTGA